A window of Candidatus Methylomirabilota bacterium genomic DNA:
AGGAGGTCGCCGCGCTCGTCGCGTGGCTCGTCTCCGACGAGTGCTCGTTCTCGACGGGCGCGGTCTACGACATCTCGGGCGGGCGCGCGACCTACTGAGGTCTTCGGGTCAGCGCGTACTGCAGGAGCGCGATCTTCGAGTACGACTCGGTGATCTCGCCGTCGCGCGCCATCCGGATCGCGTCCTCGAGCGGGACGATGCGGTGTTCGAGGAACTCGTCGTGGTCGGCGGGCAGCGGGTCCTCGGTGAGCCCCCACGCCGCGTAGCAGTAGGCGACCTCGTCGAGGTAGGCGTTCGCCGGGTAGAAACGCGTCAGGAGCTCGAAGCGCTCGGCGCGGTAGCCGCCCTCCTCGCGAAGCTCTCGCTGCGCCGCCGCCAGGGGCTCCTCGCCGGGCAGCGCGCCGCCGCCCGGCAGCTCCCACGACACCGCGTCGAACAGGTGGCGGTACTGGCCGACCATGAGGACGCGCGAGTCGTCGACGAACGGCAGGACGGCGACGCCGACACCGGCCTGGAGCACGGGATAGACGACCTCCTGGCCGTCGGGCAGCCGCCAGACGTCCTCGCGGAGGGTGAGCTTGCCGCGCGCGTAAAGGGCGGTGGAGCCGAGACGCGTCCACCCGGGGGCCATCGAGCCGGTATGGTATCGTAATGGTCGCGATGCCGCGAGAACGCCACGTGGATCTCCTGCTGAAGAAGCTCCTGCAGGCCGTCGAGGTGTCGCTCCAGGCGACCGAGGCGGCGCGGGACGCCGTGCAGGAGATCCTCCGGCGCGGCGCCGACACCGGGATCTTCTTCGCGGGCAAGGAGCGCCGCGGCGAGCCCACCGCCGAGCTGACGTCGCAGGACAAGGAATTCCTGAGGGCCGTCTCCATCAAGCCGGACCGCTGAGGGCACGGTGCGATTCGCGCTGATCCTCGTCTGGCTCGCCGCCGCGTGGTTCGTGGCGCGCGTCCTCCTCCGGCACCTCGCACCGCTCGCGCGCAGCCGGCGCCCTGCGGGACCGGACGAGCTCGTGAAGGATCCGGTCTGCCAGACCTATGTCGTCAGCTCGCGCGCGGTGACCCGCGGGACCGGCGGCGAGGTGCGGTACTTCTGCAGCGAGGAGTGCGCCGGCCGCGCGAGCCGCGTCTGACCGTTCTTGGCCGCCGAATCACTCCACCCCGATCCCTGGCGTGACATCGACGCCCAGCCCGACGCGGCGCGGATGGCGAACTCGCTCGAGCTGCGCGGACGGACGCCGGCCCAGACGCGCCTGCGGCGGCGCTTCCTTCGCTTCGTCCCCGTCCGCTCCAGCGCGCGCGTGCTCGAAGTCGGCTGCGGCACGGGCGTCGTCCTGCGCGACCTCGCCGCGCTGGTCGGCCGGCGCGGGAG
This region includes:
- a CDS encoding TRASH domain protein, with amino-acid sequence MRFALILVWLAAAWFVARVLLRHLAPLARSRRPAGPDELVKDPVCQTYVVSSRAVTRGTGGEVRYFCSEECAGRASRV
- a CDS encoding NUDIX hydrolase, with amino-acid sequence MAPGWTRLGSTALYARGKLTLREDVWRLPDGQEVVYPVLQAGVGVAVLPFVDDSRVLMVGQYRHLFDAVSWELPGGGALPGEEPLAAAQRELREEGGYRAERFELLTRFYPANAYLDEVAYCYAAWGLTEDPLPADHDEFLEHRIVPLEDAIRMARDGEITESYSKIALLQYALTRRPQ